Genomic DNA from Prunus persica cultivar Lovell chromosome G1, Prunus_persica_NCBIv2, whole genome shotgun sequence:
ATAGAAATGGTTATGGTTATGGGAGGGAAAGAGAATTGGGCTATAGGGATGACGACCGGTATGGAAAACAAGGGGATTCATATAGCCGTGACGGAGATCGTTATGGCAGAGAATATGATGAACGCAACGGCAGAGAAGGTTTTAGGGATGATGATTACCGAGGAAGAAGTCGAAGTGTTGATGATTACCATGACTCTAGAAGTAGAAGCTctgatagagagagagagcgctcATTGGATGATGATGGCCAATATTCATCTCGGTAATTGCCTACTTCTGTTGATAATCTTGAATCACTAGCATGATTAAGAGCCGTTTTCATTTTATTGGTGGCgttattgattttgttttggcttATCGTGCTCAACTCTCTAATTTAAGAATGTCGACTTAGTTTTTCACTTGAACATTAAGAAGGGAAAGTTGTTatgaacaattttgttttatttttatatataatttttgtgatAGTTCCCTGATGAAGGATAagaaattcttttaaaaaatattattttgaacaGGGACCAAAcacattttccattttaatGCTTGAAAACTGGAAGTTATCTTCGTAACGTGccaaattattttgtttaaaagaaaatatctgcCACAATTTAGGCTACAATCAATGCCTTGACCTAGATTGTAAACTTATTTTTTGTCCTTTATTTATCCTCACTGCAGTGGTAGTGGCGCTAGAGCTGATGACCAATCTCAGGATGGAAGGTAAATCTTCAGTTGATTTGTGCTCGATATATGTCTAAAAATCTGTGTGCGTGTTAGACATTTATTGGACATGACTATATGTGATTAAAGTTGGACAGGAATCAAATGATACAATTATGATCCTAATATTATCACTCTTCTAAATCACATAATACATatgaagaaattcaaattttttcacTAAATATTTTGTTGTACGAGGAACATTATGATTTCTAGTATAAGGATTTTCTTTTAAGATTGGTAGTacctttactttatttttaagatctCTAGGTTTCTTTACTTACTCATATGAAGGAAATTTCTATTATTTCCAATTAAGAAGGCTTCTATGTTTTTTGGTCACTAAAATAGGTGGATGGAGATAGCATGACCTGAAAAAgaattaactaatttaatttataggcatttttagaaaaacaatgTTTACCCACATTGGCATCTATATTTCTGTATATGTTTTTTATTGgtggtatatatgtacataaattaatatatgatacattcaagaaatattaaagATTTTggtaagaaaaacaaagtaatGATAATATATTTGAAACTCCAGAATATTGTGAGTTCCCCTTAAGAATACTAGTCATTATCCGCAGGCTAAGTAGGAAATTTTCGGAACAAAACATTGGTGCTCCTCCTAGTTATGAAGAGGTTGTAAGTGAATCTCGAAGTCCTGTTCACAGTGAAaggtatttttttctttataaagatatataattcacattttatttatatttgttctATTATAACAGTAGCTCAATCATTTAATATTTCTTTACAGGGGTGGAGAAACTCCATCAGCTTCTGCTCCTAGAGCTTCTTCTCCCCCAACAAGCACTAATCCAGGCCAAGCAACCAGTGCTCAAGTTGCTTCTGCATCACCTGTAAAGCAGGAAGTGGAGCCTTCCGATGAATTTTTTGATCCACGTGGTTCTGTTTCAGGCGTTCCATTTGGTTCTGTTTCAGGTTAGTAAGTCCTGTGTACATGTTTGTGCTTTATTCAAGCTTGAAGTGCGGAATAATGAGCTATCACTGTATCATCAATGATTTTAACTCATTGGTTCTGATTGTGAAATGTTGCACACCTCAGGATGGGGGTATTTGAACGGCAGATGGTCCCTACTCGATATGCACTTTACTTTTGCAtgaattctttattttcttttatcttgaTTGTTAATCATGTTAGCACATTCAGACATGATTTTGCCTGATTGACAGTCAAACATAATATACCAGACTAATTGAGAACTATTACctgtttcatatatattttttctgatAATTTAGAACCAGAAGTTCCTTTATATATGTGAAAAGTTGCATGTTTTCTTTATATGAGAAAAATGCCCACAATATGTCTTATAAAGTTAGTGACTATAAATCATAATGGTGATATCAGTAGGAGCTGTGGAGGTTGAGGTAATGACATAATACTTTGTGATTGGATGATAGGTGATGGTGGTTGTGTAGGTTATGTTCCGATTAGGCATGGTAGTTGCAGTTGTGATAACTTTGGGCAGTGTAGATTTATTGTTGGCAGCCTCCTCTTAGTTTGATCCTCTTATCAGGCTTGGATGCTATTTTTACCGGTTGTgttcaacatcataatactgttTAGGCAAAGGTAGTTTAGTTTTGGATGTGTATAGAGAACCAAGATCTTGTGTAACAATAGTGTTTTTATGTTGGTTTCCTGAATATAGAACCAGATCTTTAACTATTTTGGTTACCTTTTGCAAGCAGGTTTCGTTTTGATATAGTTGTTTTGTGGCCCTTtaggtatattattttgtttacagtaagaaaaaaaacgCAGCACTATGAAAAACTCATACTGTCTTTCCTTTAGCAGCTGCCCAAACTGCCCAAGCTGCCCCAGCTGCCCAAACTGCCCAAGTTGCTTCAGCTGCCCCAGCTACCTCAAACAATGTGGAGATTGACTTACTCGGCTCCCTATCAGACTCATTCTCTTCAAATGCATTGGCCATTGTGCCAACTACATCTCCTACCACTACATTTGAACCTGATGCCCATGCAAACTCTGGTTCTGCGACCACATTTGTGGCAACTCCATCAGCGTCTAATGTTATGAGCCAGGTAGGCATTTTTTatgtcataaaaaaatttgaagggcCATACTTCTTGAGTTGAGTTATGACAGGATAATCGTTTAGGAGATCTTTCAATTTGACCCTTGATGTATTTAACATGTCCATTTTTTGGTCAGAGTAATATGTCTCTTTTATGACCCACTTTTACAGGTTATATGCATATCACACAACAAATTTCCCCTGGACACATTCATTATtctgtttgtttttaaatggGTTATCTTCCTTGGGAGTAAATATATGGATCATTTAGCATATGAGTAAAATGGTCAAATGTAATATTGGTATGTAAAAGGCTTCTCTCTACAATTATAGGAACGGAATTTATAATTTGAAAATGTTGAAATATTAGAAGTTCTTTCTCATCGCATCTCATATTAATAATGGTTCAATAGCTAACATGTTCAGAGTAGTTGACATTAGAGAATCTGTGACCCCTGCTTTCTGTGCTGTATCTTCATCTatgtttttgtcattttccaTGGAATTAAAATGGCTACATTAAACTTTGGCCCCTGTAGTTTGAGGTGTTTTCCACTTAAGTCCCcatagttttaaattttccaATCGAGTCCTTTATAACTGCAAGTTAAGTATTTCCGCCTAAACTTTGGGGACAAAATTGTATAGCCAATTATAATTATTGGATTAAAAGTGTTCTCCTATGATGCAGTCATTTGATGATCCTTTTGGCGACTCCCCCTTCAGAGCTCTCCCTTCCAGTGAGACTGTCCAACCTCAGCCACAGACTTCCACGCCCACAGACTCTTTCCCTCCAACCATGAACCAGGGTGCAGCTAACTTTCCCTTTGGGGACTCATTTTCTGCTGTAACATATTCGGCACCTGGGGTTTCCAGTGTTCAAACTCCTCCAACAAACTCACAATTTTTGCCTCAAGAGCAGTCTGCTGAACACAACACTGATATTCTCGCAGATATTCTCCCTCCTCCTGGACCTTCACCTGTCATGACTTCACAGCCACCCTTTTCAGGTCCAACAGGTCAGCCTTCACAGCCAAATGCTAATATGTACGGGAATTTTCATGCGCAGCCTGGAGCTATTGTGCCTCATAATCAAACTGGATTTGCTGGACAAAACAGCAGTGGGGCTTTTTCCCCACAGGGAGGACCTACAGCTCCCATCACTTCACATGTGGCTCCCCAAACTCCGACAGGACCAATTGCACAGTTTAACAGTGGGAATTTCATTTCACAACAAGGTGGATTTTCCGCTCCCAATAGCGGAAACTTCTTCCCACAACAGGGAGGTTCTACATCTCCCATCACCTCGTACATGGCTCCTCAAACTCATACTGGACCAGCTGCACAGCTTAATGGTGGGAACTTTCATCCACAACAGGGTTCTGTCGGCCCAGTAGCTTCGCAGGCTGTTCATCAAGCTCCAACCGGACCAGGTTTGCAGCACAACAGTGATATTCTTGGCAACCTTTTTCCACAAACAGGGCCAAACACTTCAATAGGTTCACATCAAGCACTGCCATCTTCAACAGGGGCACTTTCTATAGTTGCTCAACCACCTAAAGACAAGTTTGAGCCCAAGTCAGCAGTTTGGGCTGATACACTGAGCAGAGGACTagttaatttta
This window encodes:
- the LOC18792507 gene encoding clathrin interactor EPSIN 2 isoform X3 encodes the protein MKKVFDQTVRDIKREVNKKVLKVPGIEQKVLDATSNEPWGPHGSLLADIAQATRNYHEYQMIMSVIWKRLSDTGKNWRHVYKALIVLEYMVAHGSERVIDDIKEHAYQISTLSDFQYIDSSGRDQGSNVRKKSQSLVALVNDKERIIEVRQKAAANRDKFRNTSSPGGMYRPGSYSSTGGYGDKYDDDRYEGRYGGRDEDRNGYGYGRERELGYRDDDRYGKQGDSYSRDGDRYGREYDERNGREGFRDDDYRGRSRSVDDYHDSRSRSSDRERERSLDDDGQYSSRGSGARADDQSQDGRLSRKFSEQNIGAPPSYEEVVSESRSPVHSERGGETPSASAPRASSPPTSTNPGQATSAQVASASPVKQEVEPSDEFFDPRGSVSGVPFGSVSAAQTAQVASAAPATSNNVEIDLLGSLSDSFSSNALAIVPTTSPTTTFEPDAHANSGSATTFVATPSASNVMSQSFDDPFGDSPFRALPSSETVQPQPQTSTPTDSFPPTMNQGAANFPFGDSFSAVTYSAPGVSSVQTPPTNSQFLPQEQSAEHNTDILADILPPPGPSPVMTSQPPFSGPTGQPSQPNANMYGNFHAQPGAIVPHNQTGFAGQNSSGAFSPQGGPTAPITSHVAPQTPTGPIAQFNSGNFISQQGGFSAPNSGNFFPQQGGSTSPITSYMAPQTHTGPAAQLNGGNFHPQQGSVGPVASQAVHQAPTGPGLQHNSDILGNLFPQTGPNTSIGSHQALPSSTGALSIVAQPPKDKFEPKSAVWADTLSRGLVNFNISGAKINPLNDIGIDFDSINRKEKRMEKQPATPAASTVTMGKAMGSGSGIGRAGASVLRGQPNPMIGSGMGMGMGPGPAMGMGGGPGGGMGMGGYGGMNQPMGMGMGMGMGNMGMGMNMGMGMQGPTGLPPGSNMPAGYNPMMGAGGYPQQPYGGGYR
- the LOC18792507 gene encoding clathrin interactor EPSIN 2 isoform X1, which produces MKKVFDQTVRDIKREVNKKVLKVPGIEQKVLDATSNEPWGPHGSLLADIAQATRNYHEYQMIMSVIWKRLSDTGKNWRHVYKALIVLEYMVAHGSERVIDDIKEHAYQISTLSDFQYIDSSGRDQGSNVRKKSQSLVALVNDKERIIEVRQKAAANRDKFRNTSSPGGMYRPGSYSSTGGYGDKYDDDRYEGRYGGRDEDRNGYGYGRERELGYRDDDRYGKQGDSYSRDGDRYGREYDERNGREGFRDDDYRGRSRSVDDYHDSRSRSSDRERERSLDDDGQYSSRGSGARADDQSQDGRLSRKFSEQNIGAPPSYEEVVSESRSPVHSERGGETPSASAPRASSPPTSTNPGQATSAQVASASPVKQEVEPSDEFFDPRGSVSGVPFGSVSAAAQTAQAAPAAQTAQVASAAPATSNNVEIDLLGSLSDSFSSNALAIVPTTSPTTTFEPDAHANSGSATTFVATPSASNVMSQSFDDPFGDSPFRALPSSETVQPQPQTSTPTDSFPPTMNQGAANFPFGDSFSAVTYSAPGVSSVQTPPTNSQFLPQEQSAEHNTDILADILPPPGPSPVMTSQPPFSGPTGQPSQPNANMYGNFHAQPGAIVPHNQTGFAGQNSSGAFSPQGGPTAPITSHVAPQTPTGPIAQFNSGNFISQQGGFSAPNSGNFFPQQGGSTSPITSYMAPQTHTGPAAQLNGGNFHPQQGSVGPVASQAVHQAPTGPGLQHNSDILGNLFPQTGPNTSIGSHQALPSSTGALSIVAQPPKDKFEPKSAVWADTLSRGLVNFNISGAKINPLNDIGIDFDSINRKEKRMEKQPATPAASTVTMGKAMGSGSGIGRAGASVLRGQPNPMIGSGMGMGMGPGPAMGMGGGPGGGMGMGGYGGMNQPMGMGMGMGMGNMGMGMNMGMGMQGPTGLPPGSNMPAGYNPMMGAGGYPQQPYGGGYR
- the LOC18792507 gene encoding clathrin interactor EPSIN 2 isoform X2, producing the protein MKKVFDQTVRDIKREVNKKVLKVPGIEQKVLDATSNEPWGPHGSLLADIAQATRNYHEYQMIMSVIWKRLSDTGKNWRHVYKALIVLEYMVAHGSERVIDDIKEHAYQISTLSDFQYIDSSGRDQGSNVRKKSQSLVALVNDKERIIEVRQKAAANRDKFRNTSSPGGMYRPGSYSSTGGYGDKYDDDRYEGRYGGRDEDRNGYGYGRERELGYRDDDRYGKQGDSYSRDGDRYGREYDERNGREGFRDDDYRGRSRSVDDYHDSRSRSSDRERERSLDDDGQYSSRGSGARADDQSQDGRLSRKFSEQNIGAPPSYEEVVSESRSPVHSERGGETPSASAPRASSPPTSTNPGQATSAQVASASPVKQEVEPSDEFFDPRGSVSGVPFGSVSAAQTAQAAPAAQTAQVASAAPATSNNVEIDLLGSLSDSFSSNALAIVPTTSPTTTFEPDAHANSGSATTFVATPSASNVMSQSFDDPFGDSPFRALPSSETVQPQPQTSTPTDSFPPTMNQGAANFPFGDSFSAVTYSAPGVSSVQTPPTNSQFLPQEQSAEHNTDILADILPPPGPSPVMTSQPPFSGPTGQPSQPNANMYGNFHAQPGAIVPHNQTGFAGQNSSGAFSPQGGPTAPITSHVAPQTPTGPIAQFNSGNFISQQGGFSAPNSGNFFPQQGGSTSPITSYMAPQTHTGPAAQLNGGNFHPQQGSVGPVASQAVHQAPTGPGLQHNSDILGNLFPQTGPNTSIGSHQALPSSTGALSIVAQPPKDKFEPKSAVWADTLSRGLVNFNISGAKINPLNDIGIDFDSINRKEKRMEKQPATPAASTVTMGKAMGSGSGIGRAGASVLRGQPNPMIGSGMGMGMGPGPAMGMGGGPGGGMGMGGYGGMNQPMGMGMGMGMGNMGMGMNMGMGMQGPTGLPPGSNMPAGYNPMMGAGGYPQQPYGGGYR